The following are from one region of the Hydrogenimonas sp. SS33 genome:
- the pta gene encoding phosphate acetyltransferase, translating to MSVQSLYVISKEPRAGSFFVSMGLMEILKRRFKQVAFFKPVVSGERDSDIETMLAAFRMQQPYEEAAGLPLDEVEAYLARGDEESLYETLIGRFEALKRRYDFVLCMGMTDVHLKELVDFDLNVQIAKNLAAPVAGVLSAKGKSDAQIGEETGIWQQSLKEEGFRPFAFFINHAPDRPACLFESDLPFREVPCFTIPHDEKLDRPTVLDILAMTGGEILHQKEDASLERIVNKPLIAAMHPENFLDYFEEQDLVVVPADRADILLTLLSCNRIPGFPTASAVIVGGKMPIAPSVMRMIESDETFRVVLIRVPTDTMQIVLKARQSEARITPKHRRKIDRALGHFTRHVDGALIEQSLKETEVEIVTPVMFLHRVFAKAAADVRHIVLPESDDDRVLRAAEKVQERKIAKVTLLGDETRVRNRAGMLGIDLEGVAVVDPAKSEMKERFAQRFYELRKQKGVTMEMALDAMQNVTYFATMMVEEGMADGMVSGATHTTRETVLPALQIIKTKPGVDLVSSVFFMCLDTRVLVYGDCAIVPDPDPKELAQIAVESAETARAFGIEPKVAMLSYSTGESGVGEDVEKVRQATKLAQQLRPDIPIEGPMQYDAAIDPDVAKKKMPGSRVAGHATVFIFPDLNTGNNTYKAVQRATGAIAVGPVLQGLRKPVNDLSRGCSVDDIVSTVAITAIQAQQHV from the coding sequence ATGAGTGTCCAATCTCTCTATGTCATCTCCAAGGAGCCCCGGGCCGGAAGTTTTTTCGTCTCCATGGGGTTGATGGAGATCCTCAAACGGCGCTTCAAACAGGTCGCTTTTTTCAAACCCGTCGTTTCGGGGGAGCGTGACAGCGACATCGAAACGATGCTGGCGGCCTTTCGGATGCAACAGCCCTACGAAGAGGCGGCGGGCCTGCCTCTTGACGAGGTGGAGGCCTATCTTGCACGGGGGGATGAGGAGAGCCTCTATGAAACGCTAATCGGCCGTTTCGAGGCGCTGAAGAGAAGGTACGATTTCGTCCTCTGCATGGGGATGACCGACGTCCACCTGAAGGAGCTGGTCGATTTCGACCTCAATGTCCAGATCGCCAAGAACCTGGCCGCGCCCGTGGCCGGCGTACTGAGCGCGAAAGGCAAGAGCGACGCCCAGATCGGGGAGGAGACGGGGATCTGGCAGCAATCTCTGAAAGAGGAGGGGTTCCGCCCCTTCGCCTTCTTCATCAACCACGCACCCGACCGTCCCGCCTGCCTCTTCGAGTCAGACCTCCCTTTCAGAGAGGTCCCCTGCTTCACAATCCCCCACGACGAAAAACTCGACCGCCCCACGGTGCTGGACATCCTGGCCATGACGGGCGGGGAGATCCTGCACCAAAAAGAGGATGCGAGCCTGGAGAGGATTGTCAACAAGCCGCTCATCGCCGCGATGCATCCGGAAAACTTTCTCGACTATTTCGAGGAGCAGGACCTGGTCGTGGTCCCGGCGGATCGGGCCGACATTCTGCTCACACTGCTTTCGTGCAACCGGATTCCGGGATTTCCGACCGCTTCGGCGGTCATCGTGGGCGGCAAGATGCCCATCGCCCCTTCGGTGATGCGGATGATCGAAAGTGACGAGACGTTCCGCGTCGTGCTCATCCGGGTGCCGACGGATACGATGCAGATCGTCCTCAAAGCCCGGCAGAGCGAGGCGCGCATCACACCGAAACACCGGCGCAAGATCGACCGGGCTCTGGGACACTTCACCCGCCATGTGGATGGAGCGCTGATCGAGCAGTCGCTAAAAGAGACGGAAGTGGAGATCGTTACGCCGGTGATGTTCCTTCATCGCGTCTTCGCCAAAGCCGCCGCCGACGTCCGGCATATCGTCCTGCCCGAGAGCGACGACGACCGGGTGCTGCGCGCGGCTGAAAAGGTGCAGGAGCGCAAAATCGCCAAGGTGACGCTGTTGGGCGACGAGACGCGGGTGCGAAACCGCGCGGGCATGCTGGGCATCGACCTGGAGGGCGTCGCCGTCGTGGATCCCGCCAAAAGCGAGATGAAAGAGCGTTTTGCCCAACGCTTTTACGAACTGCGAAAACAGAAGGGCGTGACCATGGAGATGGCGCTAGACGCCATGCAGAACGTCACCTATTTCGCTACGATGATGGTGGAGGAGGGAATGGCCGACGGCATGGTCTCCGGTGCGACCCATACGACGAGAGAGACGGTGCTTCCGGCGCTGCAGATCATCAAGACCAAACCCGGCGTCGACCTGGTCTCCAGCGTCTTTTTCATGTGCCTCGATACGAGGGTGCTGGTCTATGGCGACTGCGCCATCGTACCGGACCCCGATCCGAAAGAGCTGGCGCAGATCGCGGTGGAGTCCGCCGAGACGGCCAGGGCGTTCGGCATCGAGCCGAAGGTGGCGATGCTCAGCTACTCCACCGGCGAGAGCGGCGTGGGCGAGGATGTGGAGAAAGTGCGGCAGGCGACGAAACTGGCCCAACAGCTGAGACCCGACATTCCCATCGAAGGGCCGATGCAGTACGACGCCGCCATCGACCCTGACGTGGCGAAAAAGAAGATGCCCGGCTCCCGAGTGGCGGGCCACGCCACCGTCTTCATCTTTCCCGACCTCAATACGGGCAACAACACCTACAAGGCGGTGCAGCGCGCCACCGGCGCCATCGCCGTCGGCCCGGTGCTCCAGGGGCTGCGCAAACCGGTTAACGACCTGAGCCGCGGCTGCAGCGTGGACGACATCGTCAGCACCGTCGCCATCACCGCCATCCAGGCGCAGCAACATGTGTGA
- a CDS encoding TonB-dependent receptor yields MRKSAWILSLAAVWSLGGETLAPVSVVAVGEEEPVVEQPVSVSVKKKEEIELDQPIFQKDLFNSLAGVRIEQTGSVFGHMTAIRMPINTGPYYLFTQDGIPVQSSGFFNHNGLAYTSFDSASSVEVLKGAGTALYGSDAVAAVVDVHTLEAPSKKAEGKVIVRGGSDRYGSGYVEASAPIDENSGMRANFNYIYSGGWRDHTEAYRMEGNFRYDTQIGENNVLKLLLNATKTDAEQADSFNDYKNIEEGSTAPSDDPNYFKALEKTDVRRKFDFARISAEWSNYSFDDLEVVVTPYIRYNRNRYVATWQPNLPSNDNKLTTFGLVQRNTWDFEKGRLIFGFDTEYTKSSLEYTQDFDITTSGWKPKTYTKGPLYDYDVDYFAIAPYLHGELDVTDRVKLTAGLRYDYNKFDYDNNLAPDSVDLSGTYFRPASRTDSFNHLSPKVALSYMPTSTLNLYARYANGFRIPQASRLYSMKAGYEDANLDPETSDTYEAGVKTLIGNKLFINMAAYYMSVDDTITRYKTANGDYYYDNGSGSIHKGVELTTAYDISDQWRVKLAYAYSRHNYDDDPKYGDNEMQQAPNHTGNLRLFYKPAIFPGLEVMGEYVYVGSWWLDDNHKAGRYKGYRLGNLKATYRMNDRLKLYAKIDNITNEKYAVMARYAYRKTDYTPGNPAQGYLGIEYRW; encoded by the coding sequence ATGAGAAAAAGCGCATGGATACTTTCGCTGGCCGCCGTCTGGTCCCTGGGGGGCGAAACACTGGCTCCCGTCAGCGTCGTGGCCGTAGGTGAGGAGGAGCCGGTCGTCGAGCAGCCGGTGAGCGTCTCCGTCAAGAAAAAGGAGGAGATCGAACTCGACCAGCCGATCTTCCAGAAAGATCTTTTCAACTCCCTCGCGGGCGTGCGCATCGAGCAGACCGGATCGGTCTTCGGGCATATGACCGCCATCCGTATGCCGATCAACACCGGCCCCTACTACCTCTTTACCCAGGACGGCATTCCGGTACAGTCTTCGGGATTTTTCAACCATAACGGCCTGGCCTACACCAGTTTCGACAGCGCCTCCTCCGTGGAAGTGCTCAAAGGGGCCGGCACCGCCCTCTACGGCTCCGACGCCGTCGCCGCGGTCGTCGATGTACATACACTCGAAGCGCCGTCGAAAAAAGCGGAGGGCAAAGTGATCGTCCGCGGCGGCAGCGACCGGTACGGCAGCGGCTACGTCGAAGCCTCCGCCCCCATCGACGAAAACAGCGGCATGCGTGCCAACTTCAACTACATCTACAGCGGCGGGTGGCGCGACCATACCGAAGCCTACCGGATGGAGGGCAATTTCCGCTACGATACGCAGATCGGCGAAAACAATGTCCTCAAACTTCTGCTCAACGCCACCAAAACCGACGCCGAGCAGGCCGACAGCTTCAACGACTACAAGAACATCGAAGAGGGCTCCACCGCTCCCAGCGACGACCCGAACTATTTCAAGGCGCTGGAGAAGACCGATGTCCGGCGAAAATTCGACTTTGCCCGCATCAGCGCGGAGTGGAGCAACTACAGCTTTGATGACCTGGAAGTGGTCGTCACCCCCTATATCCGCTACAACCGCAACCGCTACGTCGCCACATGGCAGCCCAACCTGCCGAGCAACGACAACAAACTGACCACCTTCGGCCTCGTCCAGCGCAATACCTGGGATTTCGAAAAGGGGCGCCTCATCTTCGGCTTCGATACCGAATATACCAAATCGAGCCTCGAATATACCCAGGATTTCGACATCACCACCAGCGGCTGGAAGCCGAAAACCTACACCAAAGGGCCGCTTTACGACTACGACGTCGACTATTTCGCCATCGCCCCCTACCTTCACGGCGAACTGGATGTGACCGACCGCGTCAAACTCACGGCGGGCCTGCGGTACGACTATAATAAATTCGATTACGACAACAACCTGGCTCCCGACAGTGTCGACCTCTCAGGCACCTACTTCAGGCCGGCGAGCCGTACCGACAGTTTCAACCACCTCAGCCCGAAAGTGGCCCTTAGTTACATGCCCACCTCCACTCTCAACCTCTACGCCCGTTACGCCAACGGCTTCCGTATTCCCCAGGCATCGCGCCTCTACTCCATGAAAGCGGGGTATGAAGACGCGAACCTCGATCCGGAAACGAGCGACACTTACGAAGCGGGCGTCAAAACCCTCATCGGCAACAAGCTCTTCATCAACATGGCCGCCTACTACATGTCGGTCGACGATACGATCACCCGCTACAAAACCGCAAACGGCGACTACTACTACGACAACGGCAGCGGCAGCATCCACAAAGGCGTCGAGCTCACCACCGCCTACGACATCTCCGACCAGTGGCGGGTGAAGCTGGCCTACGCCTACTCACGGCACAATTACGACGACGATCCCAAATACGGTGACAACGAGATGCAGCAGGCCCCCAACCACACGGGCAACCTGCGCCTCTTCTACAAACCGGCCATCTTCCCCGGCCTCGAAGTGATGGGTGAATATGTCTATGTCGGCTCCTGGTGGCTCGACGATAACCACAAAGCCGGACGATACAAAGGGTACCGGCTCGGCAACCTGAAGGCGACCTACCGCATGAACGACCGCCTCAAACTCTACGCCAAAATCGACAACATCACCAACGAAAAGTATGCCGTCATGGCCCGCTACGCCTACCGCAAAACCGACTACACCCCCGGCAACCCGGCCCAGGGATACCTGGGGATCGAATATCGATGGTAA
- a CDS encoding PepSY domain-containing protein, whose protein sequence is MVKLHRWHRRFGLTAGAVLFLLALTGFFLDHDQWRFLYAIRLPFTGHALKHAQMRLIEGYIVRPSRGNEAVVCSKRGIFVSADGASGFRPVLERTCNGLVENGGKLYAATDDGIYEEASEKRWRRLALPGAWVNTLSAHGQTLFASVDKSLLYLIDAAQGRILQSGEVKIGPKELGFAVKLSRFIRDLHYGRGLFEDPWSLALNDYGAWVLLWLSIGGFILWWHIRRRRGGKGTRRFIRLHANVWSVAAIVPLSLLAVTGIFLDHAGALAGFMRSVTVPGALLPPVYRSLRHDIWSVDYDGSTFRIGNRYGVYGSPDMKRWHLENRGFAYRLLRHGETLYISGMGAPNRILNAKGYAPLPHTPHMFKSVVERPDGKRLFFSSHRPNLPLPRFEDATLYALLLTLHDGSLFADGWRWVNDYAAVALLLLFVTGTVRWWRLRFQKRQTMR, encoded by the coding sequence ATGGTAAAACTCCACCGGTGGCACAGGCGCTTCGGCCTCACGGCCGGCGCCGTCCTCTTTCTCCTGGCCCTGACCGGCTTCTTTCTCGACCACGACCAGTGGCGGTTTCTCTACGCCATCCGCCTCCCCTTTACCGGCCACGCCCTAAAGCATGCGCAGATGCGGCTCATCGAAGGCTACATTGTCCGGCCCTCCCGGGGCAATGAAGCCGTCGTCTGCTCCAAACGGGGCATCTTCGTCTCTGCCGACGGCGCTTCCGGTTTCCGTCCCGTTCTGGAGCGTACCTGCAACGGTCTGGTCGAAAACGGCGGGAAGCTCTACGCCGCCACCGACGACGGCATCTACGAGGAAGCGTCCGAGAAAAGATGGCGGCGCCTCGCCCTCCCGGGCGCGTGGGTCAACACCCTGTCTGCCCACGGCCAAACCCTCTTCGCTTCGGTGGACAAAAGCCTCCTCTATCTCATCGACGCGGCCCAGGGCCGCATTCTCCAAAGCGGTGAAGTGAAAATCGGTCCCAAAGAGCTCGGCTTTGCCGTCAAACTCTCCCGCTTCATCAGGGACCTGCACTACGGCCGCGGGCTTTTCGAAGATCCCTGGTCGCTTGCCCTCAACGATTACGGTGCCTGGGTCCTGCTCTGGCTGTCGATCGGCGGTTTCATCCTCTGGTGGCACATCCGGCGGCGCCGCGGCGGGAAAGGAACCCGCCGATTCATACGCCTGCACGCCAATGTGTGGAGTGTCGCGGCCATCGTTCCCCTCTCTCTGCTGGCCGTCACGGGTATCTTCCTCGACCATGCCGGCGCACTGGCGGGATTCATGCGCTCCGTTACCGTTCCCGGCGCCCTGCTTCCGCCGGTCTACCGCTCTTTGCGCCACGATATCTGGTCCGTCGATTATGACGGTTCGACCTTTCGCATCGGCAACCGCTACGGCGTTTACGGCAGCCCCGATATGAAGCGGTGGCATCTGGAAAATCGCGGCTTCGCCTACCGTCTCCTTCGTCACGGCGAGACCCTCTACATCAGCGGCATGGGTGCCCCCAACCGCATCCTGAACGCCAAGGGGTATGCGCCGCTTCCCCACACCCCCCACATGTTCAAAAGCGTGGTGGAGAGGCCGGACGGCAAACGGCTCTTTTTCTCATCCCACCGGCCGAACCTGCCGCTGCCCCGTTTCGAGGACGCCACCCTCTACGCCCTTTTGCTGACACTGCACGACGGGAGCCTCTTCGCCGACGGGTGGCGCTGGGTCAACGACTACGCCGCCGTGGCCCTGCTGCTGCTTTTTGTAACCGGTACAGTGCGTTGGTGGCGGCTTCGCTTTCAGAAGCGGCAGACCATGCGGTGA
- a CDS encoding CHAD domain-containing protein → MNGFEIERRFWLYPCSMKRFLRENAIAYDACPIIQFYLVAETGRVERYRQKCTHYIRTIKKGQGLVREEQEEEIGREAFEEALKRNRGGIIRKVRRRFVLEGRTYELDSFKGPLKGLNILEIEFDNEEEAKGLRLPAPLSDLVIAEVTNEPAFSNGALSRTMRIPALASPLPTLLDSVRQREDFLKASTPLALKPSESSANALKALFTTLLMSVKANRQAMLAGDGDPERLHQFRVAMRKLRALLSQMSPLFDEAWRREHKQKLAALMRQTGTKRDIDVYLMQMDYYKTLVDTKYHAGLDALRRWLEVREEEERKALTDFLQDDALLNELNALTSFATTHERTGLSERAENPVIVEVKKALKKRYANVLKRGAAVGRHSPAHTYHEVRIEVKKLRYLMEFFASILEEEAYGVMLKRLKTIQTILGEHQDLDVQRAHLKTFTELPELHDKETKKAIDALRSAMGKLEEKKRAEFRDHFSRFAKTADLFHRMVCRF, encoded by the coding sequence ATGAATGGTTTTGAAATCGAACGCCGTTTCTGGCTCTACCCATGCAGCATGAAGCGCTTTTTGCGCGAAAACGCCATCGCCTACGACGCCTGCCCCATCATCCAGTTCTACCTGGTCGCCGAGACGGGGCGTGTGGAGCGTTACCGGCAGAAGTGCACCCACTATATCCGTACCATAAAAAAGGGGCAGGGGCTGGTCAGGGAGGAGCAGGAAGAGGAGATCGGACGGGAGGCCTTCGAGGAGGCGCTGAAACGCAACAGGGGCGGCATCATCCGCAAGGTGCGCCGCCGTTTCGTCCTGGAGGGGCGCACCTACGAGCTGGACAGCTTCAAAGGCCCCCTCAAGGGGCTCAACATTCTGGAGATCGAGTTCGACAATGAAGAGGAGGCGAAAGGGTTAAGACTACCGGCGCCGCTTTCGGATCTGGTGATCGCGGAGGTGACGAACGAACCGGCATTCAGCAACGGCGCCCTCTCCAGAACCATGCGCATTCCCGCACTCGCCTCGCCCCTGCCGACGCTTCTTGATTCGGTGCGGCAAAGGGAGGATTTCCTCAAAGCCTCCACCCCTCTGGCGTTGAAACCTTCGGAGAGCTCCGCCAACGCCCTCAAAGCTCTTTTTACTACCCTGCTCATGTCGGTGAAGGCGAACCGGCAGGCCATGCTGGCCGGTGACGGCGACCCGGAACGGCTCCACCAGTTCCGGGTGGCGATGCGCAAACTGCGGGCACTGCTTTCGCAGATGTCGCCCCTTTTCGACGAGGCGTGGCGCCGGGAACACAAGCAGAAGCTGGCCGCCCTGATGCGCCAAACGGGTACCAAAAGGGATATCGACGTCTATCTGATGCAGATGGATTACTACAAAACCCTGGTGGATACGAAGTACCATGCCGGTCTCGACGCGCTTCGGCGCTGGCTTGAGGTGCGGGAAGAGGAGGAGCGGAAGGCCCTGACCGATTTTCTGCAAGACGATGCCTTGCTAAATGAGCTGAACGCCCTGACATCCTTCGCCACGACCCATGAACGGACGGGGCTGAGTGAAAGGGCGGAGAACCCGGTCATCGTCGAAGTCAAAAAAGCGCTGAAAAAGCGCTACGCGAACGTGTTGAAGAGAGGGGCCGCCGTGGGCCGCCACTCTCCCGCCCACACCTACCATGAAGTACGCATCGAAGTGAAGAAGCTGCGGTATCTGATGGAGTTTTTCGCCTCCATCCTTGAAGAGGAGGCCTATGGCGTTATGCTCAAACGCCTCAAGACGATCCAGACGATTCTGGGTGAGCATCAGGACCTGGATGTCCAGCGGGCCCATCTCAAAACCTTCACCGAGCTTCCGGAACTTCACGACAAAGAGACGAAAAAGGCGATCGACGCCCTAAGAAGCGCCATGGGAAAGCTGGAAGAGAAGAAGCGGGCAGAATTTCGCGACCACTTCAGCCGGTTCGCGAAAACGGCGGACCTCTTTCACCGCATGGTCTGCCGCTTCTGA
- a CDS encoding DUF234 domain-containing protein: MAESIRANILERYDFLKTKILPPLSHENENRRMLRAVAVSDGKTINVLRRAGMPRHRGHGTYDTLRRAGILHKEASREERPERPKQQRKREERRYTVQDKIKFSVPFHRFWYTFVDPHAEEIEAGRFEPFFAELEERLDRFVSYTFEELSNALIKAAFAGRDPVEEQGNYWDRHNEFDLLARTANRRMIVGECKWKGHKVCKSLVSKLKSKCERSGLEPDYYALFSRSGFSKELQSSNDPSLLCFDLDDFEKMLA, from the coding sequence TTGGCCGAGTCGATACGCGCCAACATCCTGGAACGCTACGACTTTCTCAAAACCAAAATCCTGCCTCCCCTCTCCCACGAAAACGAAAACCGGCGCATGCTGCGTGCCGTCGCCGTCAGCGACGGAAAGACCATCAACGTCCTGCGCCGCGCCGGCATGCCGCGCCACCGCGGCCACGGCACCTACGACACCCTCCGGCGCGCCGGCATCCTGCACAAGGAGGCATCGCGGGAAGAGCGCCCCGAAAGGCCCAAACAGCAGAGAAAGCGGGAGGAGCGGCGCTACACGGTGCAGGACAAGATCAAGTTTTCCGTCCCTTTCCACCGTTTCTGGTACACCTTCGTCGACCCCCATGCCGAGGAGATCGAAGCGGGCCGCTTCGAACCCTTTTTCGCGGAGCTGGAAGAGCGGCTGGACCGGTTCGTCAGCTACACCTTCGAAGAGCTCTCCAACGCCCTCATCAAAGCCGCCTTCGCGGGCCGTGACCCGGTAGAGGAGCAGGGCAACTACTGGGACAGGCACAACGAATTCGACCTGCTGGCCAGAACCGCCAACCGGAGGATGATTGTCGGCGAATGCAAATGGAAGGGGCACAAAGTGTGCAAAAGCCTGGTGAGCAAACTCAAATCCAAGTGCGAACGCTCCGGCCTGGAGCCCGACTACTACGCCCTCTTCTCCCGCAGCGGCTTCAGCAAGGAGCTGCAAAGCAGCAACGACCCCTCCCTCCTCTGTTTCGACCTCGACGATTTCGAAAAGATGCTGGCATGA
- a CDS encoding ATP-binding protein — protein sequence MNDFTPPSSMNEEEKQTLLAQLESLIEQTYSVEKEYIALTGSYNQLQALVRQIIEALPNALWVLNGDGTVFLQNSEAERLNGLLPLIDKGKKECEVPFGNRFFLVKASRHDGRSIISATDITEQKRKERLASMGQMAAHLAHEIRNPIGSIALLLSTLSRRVVPKNQPIVDEIRRSLFRVERIIKTTLLYSKGVQPRMGVIPLAQLEKEAKEAVESYSYSADIAFRFDFAEGSVKGDLGLLSLALQNLLFNAIDAIEESGEESGSVTLRSNRENGSVQFIVEDSGIPLEEPDHLFEAFHTTKNKGHGLGLVLTRQIVEAHGGEITVEAEPKRFRITLPSD from the coding sequence ATGAACGACTTCACCCCCCCCTCCTCCATGAACGAAGAGGAGAAACAGACCCTTCTGGCCCAGCTGGAGAGCCTCATCGAGCAGACTTACAGCGTCGAGAAGGAGTATATCGCCCTCACCGGCTCCTACAACCAGCTCCAGGCGCTGGTTCGACAGATCATCGAAGCGCTGCCCAACGCCCTCTGGGTCCTTAACGGGGACGGGACCGTCTTTTTGCAAAACAGCGAAGCAGAACGCCTCAACGGCCTGCTTCCCCTCATCGACAAAGGGAAAAAAGAGTGCGAAGTGCCCTTCGGCAACCGCTTCTTTCTGGTCAAGGCGAGCCGGCACGACGGCCGCAGCATCATCAGCGCCACCGACATCACCGAACAGAAGCGCAAGGAGCGGCTCGCCTCCATGGGGCAGATGGCGGCCCACCTGGCCCATGAAATCCGCAACCCCATCGGCTCCATCGCCCTGCTGCTCTCCACCCTCTCCAGACGGGTCGTCCCCAAAAACCAGCCCATCGTCGACGAGATCCGCCGCTCCCTTTTCAGGGTGGAGCGTATCATCAAAACGACGCTGCTCTACTCCAAAGGGGTGCAGCCTCGTATGGGGGTCATCCCTCTCGCGCAGCTGGAAAAGGAGGCGAAGGAGGCGGTGGAGAGTTACAGCTACAGCGCCGATATCGCCTTCCGGTTCGATTTCGCAGAAGGCAGTGTCAAAGGGGACCTTGGGCTTTTGTCACTTGCGCTGCAGAACCTTCTCTTCAACGCCATCGACGCTATCGAAGAGAGCGGAGAGGAGAGCGGCAGCGTCACCCTGCGCTCCAACAGGGAGAACGGCTCCGTACAGTTCATCGTCGAAGACAGCGGAATCCCGCTGGAAGAGCCCGACCATCTTTTCGAAGCCTTTCACACCACCAAAAACAAGGGGCACGGCCTCGGACTCGTTTTGACCCGCCAGATCGTCGAAGCCCACGGCGGCGAAATCACCGTGGAGGCCGAGCCCAAACGGTTCCGCATCACCCTTCCCAGCGACTGA
- a CDS encoding HDOD domain-containing protein — protein MSDFHLLGRQPILDTDRKIFAYDLLFRDEKKHPDGVEGRYASVTVLTNVMNQFGAKEILGKKKAFVRIDRDFLFNDLLFDIPRELFVFAVMPEMPFNMEIARRIVDLRRRGFEIALNDAVLDEELYRRIGPLFPHFKYIKVDMARTPKNETFHKLLDRIKKYDSTLVASKVETPEMTQICENLGFQYFQGYFFAKPQILKQQKLEPHYRSVIHAYNLLISNADVEEIAGYLEQHSALSLQLLRYVNSAAFSLKRDVKSIQEVIVLLGRHNLAQWLMMIIYAQSMGDKGGSSTLALLAKSRMELMRRTWQLMHPEASKRELDEAYFVGALSLLDVVMKVPMEEILEEFNISRDVRDAILKGSGKFGRTFLFVKSIEECNEEAVDLFLNFYRIGRNGYDRMIEETAIAVNRLDEELENY, from the coding sequence ATGTCCGACTTCCACCTTCTCGGCCGACAGCCTATATTGGACACTGACAGAAAAATTTTCGCCTATGATCTTCTATTCAGGGATGAAAAAAAGCATCCCGACGGCGTTGAAGGACGATACGCTTCCGTAACCGTTTTGACCAATGTCATGAATCAGTTCGGTGCGAAAGAGATTCTGGGAAAGAAAAAAGCATTTGTCCGGATCGACCGGGATTTTCTCTTCAACGATCTTCTCTTCGATATTCCACGGGAACTCTTTGTCTTCGCGGTAATGCCGGAAATGCCCTTTAATATGGAGATCGCCCGCCGTATCGTCGACCTTCGGCGCCGGGGGTTCGAGATCGCACTCAACGATGCGGTTCTGGATGAGGAGCTCTATCGCAGAATCGGGCCGCTTTTCCCCCATTTCAAATATATCAAAGTCGATATGGCCCGCACCCCCAAAAACGAAACGTTTCACAAACTACTCGACCGGATCAAAAAATACGACTCCACACTTGTCGCCTCAAAAGTCGAGACGCCGGAGATGACGCAAATCTGCGAGAACCTCGGTTTCCAATACTTTCAGGGCTATTTTTTCGCCAAACCCCAGATTCTGAAACAACAGAAATTGGAGCCCCACTACCGAAGCGTTATTCACGCCTACAACCTTCTCATCTCCAATGCGGATGTGGAGGAGATAGCCGGTTACCTGGAACAGCACAGCGCCCTTTCGTTGCAGCTTCTGCGGTATGTCAACTCCGCCGCGTTTTCACTCAAAAGGGATGTGAAGTCGATCCAGGAGGTAATCGTGCTGCTGGGGCGGCACAATCTGGCCCAGTGGCTGATGATGATCATCTACGCCCAGTCGATGGGAGACAAAGGGGGCTCTTCGACCCTCGCACTGCTGGCGAAGAGCCGTATGGAGCTGATGCGCCGCACCTGGCAGCTGATGCATCCGGAGGCTTCGAAACGGGAACTGGACGAGGCCTATTTCGTCGGTGCCCTCTCTTTGCTGGATGTGGTCATGAAGGTACCGATGGAAGAGATTCTGGAAGAGTTCAACATCTCCCGGGATGTCCGGGACGCCATATTGAAAGGGAGCGGAAAATTCGGCCGCACCTTCCTTTTCGTCAAGTCGATCGAGGAGTGTAACGAAGAGGCGGTCGACCTCTTTCTCAATTTCTACCGCATCGGCAGGAATGGTTATGACAGGATGATCGAAGAGACCGCCATCGCGGTCAACAGACTGGATGAAGAGTTGGAGAACTACTGA